gccaatccgcattgggccagcgtggtagactattggcctaacccctctcattctgagaggagacgcgagctcagcagtgagccaaatatgggttgatgacgagccAAGCTAATACATTGGGCAAAAAAATTAACCAGCACTTCTGTCACTACAAACATTGTTACAAATGTTGCGACTGAAAAACGACTGAAAATATAAATCGAAAGGAACTTGTTTTTTGCGGGACATTTTAGTACAATTGTGTTTGCGACGgcttttacataattaatttattaacatgtCACGATAGCGAGTGGACAGTTTAAGTACGATTGTCAATTATTGAGTTTTTGGAATTAATCCGGTTTCAATGTTCCAGATTCTCAATTTTCCAAGCATATCATTTATCTGAcgtgacgtcgcgcggtttcactcgcgtggttcccgtttccgtaggaatacgtgaaTATATAGCTTTtagtcttcctcaataaatgggctatctaacactgaaagaatttttcaaatcggaccattagttcctgagattagcgcgttcaatcaaacaaacaaactcttcagattacATTAGTATAGAGTTaggtatttcatcatcatcattatcagccgatggacgtctactgctggacataggcctcttgcatggacatccaagcacaacggtcttgagctgccagcatccagcggcacaAAAAGttcagtgtttattaaacgcaagcttataggaaagtcttattaaacgagtagtgttaatgattatatatatGACTATCTggcgccgcgtggtttcacccacgtgatttatatatagcctatagccatcctcgataaatgggctaacacaaagaatttttcaaatcagatcagtggtttctgagattagcgcatttgatcaattaaaacaaacaaacaaactcttcagctttataatatagtatacataaaaaagcttggtgttgaaaTGCAATAAACGactgtgtacttagttctaaataagtttgtaaaatggtggtaaacaaaaaaaataaaccttagctTAGtttgcctatagccttcctcgataaatgctatctatcactgaaataattttccaaattagACCAGTCGTTCCtaagatttgcgcgttcaatcaaacaaacaaacgaacttcagctttataatattagtatagataaaaaagcttggtgttgaactgcaataaactgtgtacttagttctagataagtttgtaaaatggttttaaataaaaaaaacttggctgagtttgttgtgggctcttctcggaccaaggcgcatttggaagcctcgtaactttaattttaagttttcgactttatttacattaaatcgTGACATAACTTATCGTTTCAAAAACTGCTTGCTTgctgtaaactaagcctaattgaaataaatgaattttgaagttGAATTTgcatttgaaaaatacatggaCTGTAGACGCATGAAAGAAATTAAGTTCACTTTGTTAAAGCAACACGATAGGGCGCCACAGGTTGTTTGGGCACTCTACAGCGCACAGGCCACAGGTTGCCCCTGGAAGTTATTAACGATCCCAGAATAACTCTTGGAAATTCGTACCGAGACTGTCGGCGTCCCGAATAACGCTGCTAGCCGTTATTCTATTTACGAAGGTATTACGGACTTCGCTTGCGATACGTAAAaggatttctttttttaaaaaatatttttacagattgtattttattaacacgcGAATTCTTCTGCGAGATTATACGTGTAACCTTCACTCTACGTaacaattttctataaaattgaCTTGGTTTAGTAAGTTATCCGtaaaagatatattttgttgATCTATTCCCACAATGCATTGTTTGGTCTCGATGGGATTATGCTGCGTTTTCGATTAAAGCTCTCAGGTACCTTAAGTTTATCGCTactgccccctagccaagtggcgcgtcgattctctttctacggtcgctaacgctacgaaaactagaagggaatgacatttgctgtcaacagatcacgtgatcaagatctgtcattcccatatatttttctagttttcgaagcgttagcgatcgtagaaagagaatggacatgccacttggctaggggggctgataTCTATATGAAACAAAGGCTTCCTTTTACATCTTGAATAAGTatttaatcgacttccaaaaaggaggaggttctccgttcggctgtatgtatgttttttttttaaagtatgcGTTCTTTGTTCACAGGGTACACCGAGGAGCAGCCTTCCACTCAGTTCACGGCCCAGCTGCCGGGCGAGGTGAGCGCGGCCCCGCCCGGCCCCGCGCAACCTCCGCCTGTCTCCTACGCACTTCTGCATCTCTCCTCCGACTCCACCGATACGCCTTTCCTCCAAGTACAGCTCCAATCTTCGCCTGTCTCCCCTCCTCCGCCACCGGCGAGCGGCAAATCCAACTTGTGTTACTCCAGCACGGGAACTCTTCTGTCTCTACCGCCCAAGAAGAAGGACATCTACCGCCCCTACTGCCTGGGCGACCGTGCATTTCTCAACAGGGCCGAGGAGGACCTCAATGCAGCGCACGCTATTCTCGACTTAAGCCAACACGCAGTTTTCCTGAGCACCCCGCCCCGCCCCGAGCCCGCGCCCCCCGAGCAGCCGGCGCCGCCGCCCGAGCCGCCGCAGGAGCCGCCGCAGGAGCCGCCGCAGGAGCCCGAGCGGCCGCGCGAGACGGTCGCGTACACGTACGACGCGTTCATCGTGAGCGACGGGCGCTCCAAGCGGCGCAACTACGCCAGCGCGCCGGTGGAGAGCGCGCAGCAGCCCGACCACAAGGCCAAGTACACGTGCAGCGAGTGCGGCAAGCGCTACGCCACGTCGTCCAACCTGTCGCGCCACAAGCAGACGCACCGCAGCCTGGACTCGGTGTCGGCCAAGCGCTGCAGCGAGTGCGGCAAGGCGTACGTGTCCATGCCGGCGCTGGCCATGCACTTGCTGACGCACCAGCTGGCGCACGTGTGCGGCGTGTGCGGCAAGCTGTTCTCGCGCCCGTGGCTGCTGCAGGGCCACCTGCGCTCGCACACCGGCGAGAAGCCGTACGGCTGCGCGCACTGCGGCAAGGCGTTCGCGGACCGCTCCAACCTGCGCGCGCACATGCAGACGCACTCCGTCGACAAGAACTTCGAGTGTCTGCGCTGCCACAAGACGTTCGCCCTCAAGAGCTACCTCAACAAACACCAAGAGTCGGCTTGCGTGCGCGACGACGACTCGCCGCCGCCAGAGCCGCAGCCGCAGACGCAACCGCCGACCGCGTGCGGCTAGCGGCGCCGCGACGACCGCAACCAGGGACCGTAATCACTGTTGTAACATTTACATATAAACGTAAAGTATTAATGTGAATTTAGTTTACTAGTGtaactattataaatatacaaattctAAAATAGGTAGATGAGCGCGACCGGCGGCGGAGTTAACCCGTCGCCGCGTCGTAGCGCAATCGAGCAACGTTTCGCAAACAACGAATCACGTAAGACCCCGTAGAGCCGCGGACGCGGCTGTAGGCCGCGGCGACGATCGTCCTAATAACGTTAAACATtgaattatgtatatacatgTCGATAAAATATACCCTTATATACATAGAAGTAATAAAATACGAATGAAACTAATATCTTTTGTAGGTGATTTTTACAAACAGCGAAGTAGGTTAGAGTTATTAATAAGTATGCGTGAAGATGCGAGGGGACGAAGGCGCAGCGCCCGGGCGCGCCGTCGTCCGTCTCGGTGGGGACTTGCCAAAACTTTCCGTCCGAAGCTCCGCGCGGCCGCCGCGTCGCCGCCGGCCGCCCGCGACAGTGCCTTAGCGGCAACCGCAAGCCGCACCATGCCGCACCACGCCGTATCACGCCGCATCCTCCAGCACCCACACCGGCAAACCACGCCTCCACACCATGTGACTCAATTCACACACCCTTACCCTTATCATTGTATTCTTAAGAATAATAGCATTTGTACATTGTTATGAGAtccaacaaaaattttgcttaatattcaaaattaaccCTCTCATTTTCTGAAAAACTCTTTACATTTTATTGCTCATCAAACATAATACAATATCTCGTACTATATACTCGTATCCAGGGCCGAATTAACTTTGAGGTAGAGTACCCATCTATCAAGGCTGCAGCCACAAAAGTAATTCATAATACTGTGAATTTTTATCTGTCACTGTTTTACATCTTTACAGTCTGGAATAGATCTCCATCTCTCTTTCTTATGATACAATAGACAAAGATAGAGACagattcgaaactcacactgtcgaatcATCAAcccatcgttacagaataactaCTCTAAATGACAATAGGTATTATGGCTTTCTTCTCATCTCACATACTCTGGCTTTTAATGGTATTATATCTATtacctattgaaaaaaaaaacatttcaatgaGCCTACATAAATCTCCTACAGTGAGTTcctgagtaggtacataaacatAATTTCAGTGATGCTATTGATGCCATTAGTCAGAGTATCAACTTGCAAAATGGTTGAAAAGGGACCCTACATGGCCTAAGGGCCCCGACTTGGATAATCCGGCCCTgctcgtatcattaaaattcatCAGATGAAATGGTttgggcgggcggcgggcgcgccACGCGACGGCTGCTAGGGACGGGCCTCGCCGCGTCACTCAGCGAGCATGCCTTTAGATTGAGTGGTGTTATTAATGTCAAGTCGAACGTAACTGGCAATAAACTAGTTTAGATTAAGGTATTATTAATTCTAGGTTAGTGAGGTGAGCACGAGGTGCTCGGATGAAATGGGTATTCGAAAAGCAATAATAATGTAGTTTAATGAAGTCGCGCACCGCTGTCAAATAGACGCAGCAGACTTAACTTATATCCCCGTAGCGTTCCGTAGCTCTCGTAGACATCGTCGGCTATGCAACGGCAAAACCTAACAACTAACAACGCTACAACGCTCAAGCGGTTAACCGCAGGGGCGGCTAACAGCTTTTCCAGATTAATATTCAGCCGCTTACATTTGTTTGGCAATTAGGTGCGTAAAATGACAACCGTTTGCACATAAAATTGGAAAAGCGGCTAGCCGCGCGGTTAGCCGCGAGTTTAGCCGCCCCCGCGGTTAATCGCTAGTGCGTTATAACTAACGTGGATCAAAAAGGTGTAACCAATTTTTAGGTGGTGTTCGATTAAATCTatgattgtttttaatttattacacgtAAATAAGGCCAAcaatttatgaatatattttcgTCAGATCTCCAGAAAAAGTGATTCATATATATACCTTGAATTAATCGAAATTAAACTACGTAGG
This genomic interval from Bicyclus anynana chromosome Z, ilBicAnyn1.1, whole genome shotgun sequence contains the following:
- the LOC112046299 gene encoding transcriptional repressor scratch 2-like, encoding MPRCLMAKKWKAAPTTELADESDEEIDVVGEGRGRSPAPAATAPGPSPRDPEPTLLYNGYTEEQPSTQFTAQLPGEVSAAPPGPAQPPPVSYALLHLSSDSTDTPFLQVQLQSSPVSPPPPPASGKSNLCYSSTGTLLSLPPKKKDIYRPYCLGDRAFLNRAEEDLNAAHAILDLSQHAVFLSTPPRPEPAPPEQPAPPPEPPQEPPQEPPQEPERPRETVAYTYDAFIVSDGRSKRRNYASAPVESAQQPDHKAKYTCSECGKRYATSSNLSRHKQTHRSLDSVSAKRCSECGKAYVSMPALAMHLLTHQLAHVCGVCGKLFSRPWLLQGHLRSHTGEKPYGCAHCGKAFADRSNLRAHMQTHSVDKNFECLRCHKTFALKSYLNKHQESACVRDDDSPPPEPQPQTQPPTACG